The proteins below are encoded in one region of Mycobacteriales bacterium:
- a CDS encoding MoxR family ATPase, with translation MTVPVVGLRREREVLTVALTQGRHLVIEGPPGTGKSTLLREIARETSREVVFVEGNAELTPARLVGQHDPSLVLHEGYRPEGFVDGPLLVAMRSGALLYVEELNRIPEETLNVLITVLAEGEITVPRLGLVRAQPQFRLIAAMNPFDAVGTARVSQAVSDRMCRVVLGYQDAAAERQIVRAVTALDGPVSDDAVELGVGVARATREHRDLRHGSSVRGAIDMVLLLTGLQRLRGERDLVRETALDSAYAAFSGRVRVQDGVDRTAESVIEEIVDAQWPGEPGERNPGKAQSPPDAAGGRRRPAGRDDRSPGGKGRTQSRDTLARRHAAFEAVSPEVGALDADAFEALMREDPDAAAEMLCDLSTATDRELQAAARRLAARVFVQIGRGVQHRARGTRRLAPAKRSDGDLDLDRTFDRWSGHWPPPSDELVTRHWTASRRAVCLLVDASGSMGGRPVSVAAVAAAAVLLAAEAHLATSVLAFSGGVATIQPGAAARPAEDVVTELVALRGHGVTDLAAALRAAGAQLAGMNADERVVVLLSDCLSTSGDDPVTALAGIDRLHVLCTGVTEESHAAAAALARRTGGTWRPVERLAEVPPALTAMLG, from the coding sequence TTGACCGTTCCCGTCGTCGGCCTCCGGCGTGAGCGCGAGGTCCTCACCGTCGCGCTCACGCAGGGCCGTCACCTCGTCATCGAGGGCCCGCCCGGCACCGGCAAGTCCACGCTCCTGCGCGAGATCGCCCGCGAGACCAGCCGCGAGGTCGTGTTCGTCGAGGGCAACGCCGAGCTGACCCCGGCCCGCCTGGTGGGCCAGCACGACCCCTCGCTGGTGCTGCACGAGGGCTACCGCCCGGAGGGGTTCGTCGACGGGCCGCTGCTCGTCGCGATGCGCTCCGGCGCACTGCTGTACGTCGAGGAGCTCAACCGCATCCCGGAGGAGACCCTCAACGTCCTGATCACCGTGCTCGCCGAAGGCGAGATCACGGTGCCGCGGCTGGGGCTCGTGCGCGCCCAGCCGCAGTTCCGGCTGATCGCGGCGATGAACCCGTTCGACGCGGTCGGCACGGCCCGGGTCAGCCAGGCGGTCTCGGACCGGATGTGCCGCGTGGTCCTCGGCTACCAGGACGCGGCGGCCGAGCGGCAGATCGTGCGCGCCGTGACCGCGCTCGACGGCCCGGTGAGCGACGACGCGGTCGAGCTCGGGGTCGGGGTCGCGCGGGCCACCCGCGAGCACCGCGACCTGCGGCACGGTTCGTCGGTGCGCGGGGCGATCGACATGGTGCTGCTGCTGACCGGGCTGCAGCGCCTGCGCGGCGAGCGCGACCTGGTGCGCGAAACCGCGCTGGATTCGGCGTACGCCGCCTTCTCCGGCCGCGTGCGCGTCCAGGACGGCGTCGACCGCACCGCCGAGTCGGTGATCGAGGAGATCGTCGACGCGCAGTGGCCGGGCGAGCCGGGGGAGCGCAACCCGGGAAAAGCCCAGAGCCCGCCTGACGCGGCGGGCGGCAGGAGGCGGCCCGCGGGCCGCGACGACCGGTCCCCGGGCGGCAAGGGACGCACCCAGAGCCGTGACACCCTCGCGCGGCGGCACGCGGCCTTCGAGGCGGTGTCACCCGAGGTCGGGGCGCTCGACGCCGACGCTTTCGAGGCGTTGATGCGCGAGGACCCCGACGCCGCTGCGGAGATGCTCTGCGACCTGTCGACCGCGACCGACCGGGAGCTGCAGGCCGCGGCTCGGCGGCTCGCGGCCCGCGTCTTCGTGCAGATCGGGCGGGGCGTGCAGCACCGGGCGCGTGGCACCCGGCGGCTGGCGCCGGCGAAGCGCAGCGACGGCGACCTCGATCTGGATCGCACGTTCGACCGCTGGTCGGGTCACTGGCCGCCGCCGAGCGACGAGCTGGTCACCCGGCACTGGACGGCGTCCCGGCGGGCGGTCTGCCTGCTGGTGGACGCCAGCGGTTCCATGGGCGGCCGGCCGGTGTCCGTGGCGGCCGTTGCGGCAGCGGCCGTGCTGCTGGCCGCGGAGGCGCATCTGGCGACGAGCGTGCTCGCGTTCTCCGGCGGGGTCGCGACGATCCAGCCCGGAGCTGCCGCGCGCCCGGCCGAGGACGTGGTGACCGAGCTGGTCGCCCTGCGCGGGCACGGGGTCACCGACCTCGCGGCGGCGTTGCGGGCGGCCGGCGCACAGCTTGCCGGCATGAACGCCGACGAGCGCGTCGTCGTCCTCCTCAGCGACTGCCTGTCCACCTCGGGCGACGACCCGGTGACCGCGCTCGCCGGCATCGACCGGCTGCACGTGCTGTGCACCGGCGTGACCGAGGAGTCGCACGCGGCGGCTGCGGCCCTCGCGCGGCGCACCGGTGGCACCTGGCGGCCGGTCGAGCGCCTCGCCGAGGTGCCACCGGCGCTGACTGCCATGTTGGGCTGA
- a CDS encoding ATP-binding cassette domain-containing protein yields MTIDTLLARAQPLLARREARWAGYALGTVVAWRIADAALPNGLPFGLVLLGVVLGSLTALTAMGLVLIYRASRVINFAQAEFGGLAAAVAVILVAGVGLPYGLALPLGFLAALLTGVVVHEVVVRRFFTAPRLILTVATIGVAEVVGSGQIALPTFFTQLKPLTTFHSGLPVTFTVGPIVYNGDHVIALVTVPVVLAGLAWFFRRSDTGIAVRAAAESSDRALLLGIPVRRLSLLAWVVAAGLSGIGAMLSAPILGPQVGQPGGPLELLAPLTAAVIARMESLPVAVLASLGIGVFQQGMFWNYPRSSYVDVGLFVVVLLALLLQRRRLSRSDDSGLGDHVAVREVRPVPEVLARLRAVRVTRGTAWIVLAAVLIGVPQALSVSHVTLLAYVAIYGVIAVSLVVLTGWSGQISLGQFAFVGVGAATTASLLVHAHADLFLALLASAAVGAITAALVGIPALRIRGLFLAVTTLAFGVPVSTYLLNSAYFPALTPSSFTRPTLLERFDLNSPLPFYYLCLAVTAFTVWLARNFRHSRAGRVVVAVRDNERGAESYGIEPMRAKLTAFALSGALAGVAGGLYVVGLRGVPFSGFSPESSLVVFTMVVIGGASSLPGALLGAVYVQGVQYFLTGALQLFATGAGLLVLLLVIPGGLGQLLFDGRDAALRWLARRKGLSVPSLAEHLDERAATGAYPREPTTAVTGDGLLSVSGVGAAYGRNPVLHEVNVNVPDGSMLALLGTNGAGKSSLLRVVCGLLPASDGRVFFDGVDITQMDAAQRVRQGLVMMPGGRGVFGGLSVRDNLRLAAWLYRRDERQVAAALDEVYAIFPMLAERPDVLAGQLSGGQQQMLALAQALMCKPRLLMIDELSLGLAPSIVAELTGVVRRINSAGTTVVLVEQSVNVATTLADEAVFMEKGTVRFAGAAADLTRRDDLLRAVFLGRGSTGPAVAAPGAAPDAERVPRLQVTGITRSFGGVHALRDVTLSVDDGSILGIIGSNGAGKTTLFDVCSGFVTPDAGRIRLDGRDLTAVGAAERSVRGLGRTFQDARLFPSMTVTEVLATALERHVDVREPLACTLRLGAVESSETEVAWCVSELLELMGLERYRDAFVSELSTGTRRIVELGAVMAHAPSVLLLDEPSSGIAQREVESLAQVLLRVREATGAAMAIIEHDIPLVSSISDRMVCMHLGEVIATGTPEEVLDHPLVISSYLGTDDTAIARSDVGGRAKANGTRKGAPRGTGTRRNAPSRAATRAEATGSGSSADRTSGDAAASTTGRRKPANNGDVTTAEKKVPAGRTPR; encoded by the coding sequence GTGACCATCGACACGCTGCTCGCCCGGGCGCAGCCCCTGCTTGCCCGGCGCGAGGCCCGCTGGGCCGGCTACGCCCTCGGCACCGTTGTCGCGTGGCGGATCGCCGACGCGGCACTGCCCAACGGGCTGCCGTTCGGACTGGTGCTGCTCGGCGTCGTGCTCGGCTCGCTGACGGCGCTCACGGCGATGGGCCTCGTGCTCATCTACCGCGCCAGCCGGGTCATCAACTTCGCGCAGGCGGAGTTCGGCGGCCTCGCCGCGGCCGTTGCGGTGATCCTGGTCGCAGGCGTCGGGCTGCCCTACGGGCTCGCGCTCCCGCTCGGGTTCCTCGCCGCGCTGCTGACCGGTGTGGTGGTGCACGAGGTCGTCGTACGCCGGTTCTTCACCGCGCCCCGGCTGATCCTGACGGTGGCCACGATCGGCGTCGCGGAGGTCGTCGGGTCGGGTCAGATCGCGCTGCCGACGTTCTTCACGCAGCTCAAGCCGCTGACGACGTTCCACTCCGGGCTGCCGGTGACGTTCACGGTCGGGCCGATCGTCTACAACGGCGACCACGTGATCGCGCTGGTGACGGTGCCGGTGGTGCTCGCCGGGTTGGCGTGGTTCTTCCGGCGCAGCGACACCGGCATCGCGGTGCGCGCCGCGGCCGAGTCGTCCGACCGTGCGCTGCTGCTCGGCATCCCGGTGCGCCGGCTGTCACTGCTGGCCTGGGTCGTGGCCGCCGGGCTGTCCGGCATCGGTGCCATGCTGTCGGCGCCGATCCTCGGGCCCCAGGTGGGCCAGCCGGGCGGCCCGTTGGAGCTGCTGGCCCCCCTCACCGCGGCCGTCATCGCGCGCATGGAGAGCCTGCCGGTCGCGGTGCTCGCGTCGCTGGGCATCGGCGTCTTCCAGCAGGGCATGTTCTGGAACTACCCCCGGTCGTCCTACGTCGACGTCGGCCTGTTCGTGGTCGTCCTGCTCGCGCTGCTGCTGCAGCGCCGGCGCCTGTCGCGCAGCGACGACAGCGGGCTCGGCGACCACGTCGCCGTGCGCGAGGTGCGGCCGGTGCCCGAGGTGCTCGCCCGGCTCCGCGCCGTGCGCGTCACCCGCGGCACCGCCTGGATCGTGCTGGCCGCCGTGCTCATCGGCGTACCGCAGGCGCTGTCGGTCTCGCACGTGACCTTGCTCGCCTACGTCGCCATCTACGGCGTCATCGCCGTGTCGCTGGTCGTGCTGACCGGCTGGTCCGGCCAGATCAGCCTCGGCCAGTTCGCGTTCGTCGGTGTGGGGGCTGCGACGACCGCGAGCCTCCTGGTGCACGCCCACGCCGACCTGTTCCTGGCGCTGCTCGCGTCGGCCGCGGTCGGCGCGATCACGGCGGCGCTCGTCGGCATCCCCGCCCTGCGCATCCGCGGGCTGTTCCTCGCGGTGACGACGCTGGCGTTCGGCGTACCGGTGTCGACCTACCTGCTCAACTCGGCCTACTTCCCGGCGCTCACGCCGTCGAGCTTCACCCGGCCGACGCTGCTCGAGCGCTTCGACCTGAACTCCCCGCTGCCCTTCTACTACCTGTGCCTGGCCGTCACGGCGTTCACCGTGTGGCTCGCCCGCAACTTCCGGCACAGCCGCGCCGGGCGCGTCGTGGTCGCCGTGCGCGACAACGAGCGAGGGGCGGAGTCCTACGGCATCGAGCCCATGCGCGCGAAGCTGACCGCCTTCGCGCTGTCCGGTGCGCTCGCCGGGGTCGCGGGCGGGCTCTACGTCGTCGGGCTGCGCGGCGTGCCGTTCTCCGGCTTCAGCCCGGAGAGCAGCCTGGTCGTCTTCACGATGGTCGTCATCGGCGGTGCGTCGTCACTTCCGGGCGCACTGCTCGGCGCGGTCTACGTGCAAGGGGTGCAGTACTTCCTGACCGGCGCGCTGCAGCTCTTCGCGACCGGCGCCGGGCTGCTGGTGCTGCTGCTCGTCATCCCCGGCGGGCTCGGGCAGCTCCTGTTCGATGGCCGCGACGCCGCGCTGCGCTGGTTGGCCCGCCGCAAGGGGCTTTCGGTGCCGAGCCTGGCCGAGCACCTCGACGAGCGGGCCGCCACCGGCGCCTACCCGCGCGAGCCGACGACGGCCGTCACCGGCGACGGCCTGCTGTCGGTGAGTGGTGTCGGTGCGGCCTACGGCCGCAACCCGGTCCTGCACGAGGTCAACGTCAACGTGCCCGACGGCAGCATGCTCGCGCTGCTCGGCACCAACGGCGCCGGCAAGTCGTCGCTGCTGCGGGTCGTCTGCGGCCTGCTGCCCGCAAGCGACGGCCGCGTGTTCTTCGACGGCGTCGACATCACCCAGATGGACGCCGCCCAGCGGGTGCGCCAGGGCCTGGTGATGATGCCCGGAGGTCGCGGCGTCTTCGGCGGGCTGTCGGTGCGTGACAACCTGCGGCTCGCGGCCTGGCTCTACCGCCGCGACGAACGGCAGGTCGCCGCCGCACTCGACGAGGTCTACGCGATCTTCCCGATGCTCGCCGAGCGCCCCGACGTGCTGGCCGGCCAGCTGTCCGGCGGGCAGCAGCAGATGCTGGCGCTGGCGCAGGCGCTGATGTGCAAGCCCCGGCTGCTGATGATCGACGAGCTGTCGCTCGGACTGGCGCCGTCGATCGTGGCGGAGCTCACCGGCGTCGTACGCCGGATCAACTCCGCCGGCACGACGGTCGTGCTCGTCGAGCAGTCGGTCAACGTCGCGACGACGCTCGCCGACGAGGCCGTGTTCATGGAGAAGGGCACCGTGCGGTTCGCCGGGGCGGCCGCGGACCTGACCCGGCGCGACGACCTGCTGCGGGCGGTCTTCCTCGGTCGCGGCAGCACCGGGCCCGCCGTCGCGGCGCCCGGGGCGGCCCCCGACGCCGAACGCGTCCCGCGGCTGCAGGTCACGGGCATCACGCGAAGCTTCGGCGGGGTGCACGCCCTGCGCGACGTCACGCTGTCGGTCGACGACGGCTCGATCCTCGGCATCATCGGGTCCAACGGGGCCGGCAAGACCACGCTCTTCGACGTCTGCTCCGGCTTCGTCACGCCCGATGCCGGGCGGATCCGGCTCGACGGTCGCGACCTCACCGCGGTCGGCGCCGCGGAACGGTCGGTGCGTGGGCTCGGGCGCACGTTCCAGGACGCCCGGCTGTTCCCGTCGATGACGGTCACCGAGGTGCTGGCCACCGCGCTGGAGCGGCACGTCGACGTGCGCGAGCCTCTCGCCTGCACGTTGCGGCTCGGGGCCGTGGAGAGCTCGGAGACCGAGGTCGCCTGGTGCGTCAGCGAGCTGCTCGAGCTGATGGGGCTGGAGCGCTACCGCGACGCGTTCGTCTCGGAGCTGTCGACCGGCACGCGGCGCATCGTCGAGCTGGGCGCGGTGATGGCGCACGCGCCGAGCGTCCTGCTGCTCGACGAACCGTCCAGCGGCATCGCGCAGCGCGAGGTGGAGTCACTGGCGCAGGTGCTGCTGCGAGTGCGTGAGGCGACCGGCGCGGCGATGGCGATCATCGAGCACGACATCCCGTTGGTGTCGTCGATCTCGGACCGCATGGTCTGCATGCACCTCGGTGAGGTCATCGCAACGGGTACGCCGGAAGAGGTGCTCGACCACCCGCTGGTGATCTCCTCCTACCTGGGCACCGACGACACGGCGATCGCCCGCTCCGACGTCGGCGGGCGCGCGAAGGCGAACGGGACTCGCAAGGGCGCACCTCGCGGCACGGGCACCCGCAGGAACGCGCCGAGCCGTGCGGCGACCAGGGCGGAGGCGACCGGCAGCGGGTCGAGTGCCGACCGCACGAGCGGCGACGCGGCGGCGTCCACCACTGGTCGGCGCAAGCCTGCGAACAACGGTGACGTCACGACGGCTGAGAAGAAGGTGCCGGCCGGCCGCACCCCTCGATAG
- a CDS encoding S-layer homology domain-containing protein, whose product MRAPLSRLSLVAATVLGTLLAGTGPALAHTAGVQVSIIDDQANACPGSRVLAADFTDIGTSPFQRQINCIWDYAITTGVDATHYAPEQSVLRMQMAVYIWNFLDGMGVAPTDDRSHGFTDVDSMPNCAPSDASCPWTTIKSAINSLANAGVVKGFDSTHFRPGDVVYRDQMATFINSAQTYIDTQLSRSDGRRGYATTNDYFDDDDSDVHQANINAIASAGITGGVSTTNPYVYDPGAPVLRGQMAAFLARDLEANIRDFNLATSVFGQDQTYIVRPGGDAHAATGQSIPVSVYVSPGAAGPTQAALLPCGSVHNGAQTGDPYADTFTDANNDGRADGLGSTDTGAATFGGGARTQAVTVSDNTVSLSVTSGAADCALVVVFNDSNGDGQLNLDGNKQASEPFAATAELSFG is encoded by the coding sequence GTGCGCGCGCCGCTGTCCCGCCTGTCCCTGGTAGCCGCGACAGTCCTGGGGACGCTGCTCGCCGGGACCGGCCCGGCCCTGGCGCACACGGCGGGCGTGCAGGTCTCGATCATCGACGACCAGGCCAACGCCTGCCCGGGCAGCCGGGTGCTCGCCGCGGACTTCACCGACATCGGCACCAGCCCGTTCCAGCGCCAGATCAACTGCATCTGGGACTACGCGATCACCACGGGCGTCGACGCGACGCACTACGCGCCCGAGCAGTCGGTGCTGCGCATGCAGATGGCCGTCTACATCTGGAACTTCCTCGACGGCATGGGTGTCGCGCCGACCGACGACCGGTCGCACGGGTTCACCGACGTCGACTCGATGCCGAACTGCGCGCCGAGCGACGCGTCGTGCCCGTGGACGACGATCAAGTCGGCCATCAACAGCCTGGCCAACGCGGGCGTCGTCAAGGGCTTCGACTCGACGCACTTCCGGCCGGGCGACGTCGTCTACCGCGACCAGATGGCGACGTTCATCAACAGCGCGCAGACCTACATCGACACGCAGCTCAGCCGCAGCGACGGCCGGCGCGGCTACGCGACGACCAACGACTACTTCGACGACGACGACAGCGACGTGCACCAGGCCAACATCAACGCGATCGCGTCCGCCGGGATCACGGGCGGCGTCAGCACGACCAACCCCTATGTCTACGACCCCGGCGCGCCGGTGCTGCGGGGCCAGATGGCGGCGTTCCTGGCCCGCGACCTCGAGGCCAACATCCGCGACTTCAACCTCGCCACGTCGGTCTTCGGCCAGGACCAGACCTACATCGTGCGGCCGGGGGGAGACGCCCACGCGGCCACGGGCCAGTCGATCCCGGTCAGCGTCTACGTCTCACCGGGAGCGGCCGGCCCGACGCAGGCCGCGCTGCTGCCGTGCGGCTCGGTGCACAACGGCGCCCAGACCGGCGACCCCTACGCCGACACCTTCACCGACGCCAACAACGACGGCCGGGCCGACGGGCTGGGCAGCACCGACACCGGTGCCGCGACGTTCGGCGGCGGCGCCCGCACCCAGGCGGTCACCGTCTCCGACAACACGGTGTCGCTCAGCGTCACCAGCGGCGCCGCCGACTGCGCCCTCGTGGTGGTCTTCAACGACAGCAACGGCGACGGGCAGCTGAATCTCGACGGCAACAAGCAGGCCAGCGAGCCCTTTGCCGCCACCGCGGAGCTGAGCTTCGGCTGA
- a CDS encoding LLM class F420-dependent oxidoreductase produces MRISMPLAYAGNFTQAVDQVVELEKAGLDVVWVAEAYGFDAATLAGYVAARTERVQIGFGILPIYSRTPALLAQTAAGLDYVSGGRAILGLGASGPQVIEGWHGLPYDRPLARTREIVDICRQVWRRERLTNDGIYRIPLPEGQGTGLGKPLKMITHPVREHIPVFVASLGPKNVEMTAEVADGWLPILYIPEKAAGVWGDSLAKGAANRDSSLAPLEIVAGGMLAIGDDVEGIRDFSRPMVALYVGGMGAKGRNFYNDLARRYGFEAEAEEIQDLYLSGKKDEAAAKVPADFLEKTNLVGSEGYVKERVAAYKEAGVTMLQVNPVGPDPVRMIAQLKEWVS; encoded by the coding sequence ATGCGCATCAGCATGCCGCTGGCCTACGCCGGCAACTTCACCCAAGCGGTCGACCAGGTCGTCGAGCTCGAGAAGGCGGGGCTCGACGTGGTGTGGGTCGCCGAGGCCTACGGCTTCGACGCCGCGACGCTGGCCGGTTACGTCGCCGCGCGCACCGAGCGGGTGCAGATCGGCTTCGGCATCCTGCCGATCTACTCCCGCACCCCCGCGCTGCTCGCCCAGACGGCGGCCGGGCTCGACTACGTCTCCGGCGGGCGCGCGATCCTGGGCCTCGGCGCGTCGGGCCCGCAGGTCATCGAGGGCTGGCACGGGCTGCCCTACGACCGCCCGCTGGCCCGCACCCGGGAGATCGTCGACATCTGCCGGCAGGTCTGGCGCCGCGAGCGCCTCACCAACGACGGCATCTACCGCATCCCGCTGCCGGAGGGGCAGGGCACCGGCCTCGGGAAGCCGCTGAAGATGATCACCCATCCGGTGCGCGAGCACATCCCGGTCTTCGTGGCCTCGCTCGGCCCGAAGAACGTCGAGATGACGGCCGAGGTCGCCGACGGCTGGCTGCCGATCCTCTACATCCCCGAGAAGGCGGCCGGCGTCTGGGGCGACTCCCTCGCCAAGGGCGCGGCCAACCGCGACAGCAGCCTTGCCCCGCTGGAGATCGTCGCCGGCGGCATGCTCGCCATCGGCGACGACGTCGAGGGCATCCGCGACTTCTCCCGCCCGATGGTCGCGCTGTACGTCGGTGGCATGGGCGCCAAGGGCCGCAACTTCTACAACGACCTGGCCCGCCGCTACGGGTTCGAGGCCGAGGCCGAGGAGATCCAGGACCTCTACCTGTCGGGCAAGAAGGACGAGGCCGCCGCGAAGGTGCCCGCGGACTTCCTCGAGAAGACCAACCTCGTCGGCTCCGAGGGCTACGTGAAGGAGCGGGTCGCGGCCTACAAGGAGGCCGGCGTCACGATGCTCCAGGTCAACCCGGTCGGGCCCGACCCCGTCCGGATGATCGCCCAGCTCAAGGAGTGGGTCTCCTAG